The Schizosaccharomyces pombe strain 972h- genome assembly, chromosome: I genome contains a region encoding:
- the fus1 gene encoding formin Fus1, with the protein MMTASFKGIRISKPIVKEISSFGSLTNIDLHTDPYEKVEAKALSRSRLKNQSVKKTDLRITNDYSSLFVSIENKKNTIPDIHCNNLSKRPVGFTDSYVPGEALLCPDDPNLVNELFDDVLKRLREEKSDSGEQFHWDANVTLSQENKWSFITGYLSRNDKFLKISSNDSELNVKASVISYIEKLSCTPLKLKYVESLAVALRTESVTWVRYFLLMGGHIVLAKILQAIHEKKHLKSPDITLEIAILKSMRCIIGQKIGTDFYLSNKYPIDSVVHCLLSTKLLVRKLAAELLTFLCYSEKPNGINAIMKCMKNFANLKVESMNVFDLWLSQWKRTLLEKVVTEEKKVLEEAALHDKITIEYIISQMLLINAFLENIPSKTALLQFKESLRIGNFKSILLILKKINDEGVLKQLEKCVKLVSLDTANEKHFLKHTPNSAAHQSLLNTNMFNDANFEFMVKEHIKNFLKLLKEHNNPVRIIKLLDCLVLTLQADKGNGNSNNDIDCFYKELKIGNEQGNNAPGYSSVTSGYGTTNSKKVVASYDNTDDNEYSVSKSELYATGDTNNTTNQGYENSERKYVESSKYETDLKNIFDCLCLLFPSEFDPQSSFSAEKIFSKLKHLLTRTRDSYISEDTKILRLLNRSSSKLQDRDQEYLISKNNVNGNGNRDWVQPVNTTSSVSAFASPRIKPKLLFQPNQDEKLKLCKLDLAKANSITLKSEPSSAVSTHSFEVHLSMPGTQIKSANLAEKMETSKHKVFNPKRIDVVSDLPLDYRKSYYGRFSITDTKRFSKIENMRIKEVIDGNPFKAPPPAPLPPPAPPLPTAMSSLQKFEKNDSQIFRKTIIIPENISIDDIFKFCSGSESEVYASKIPGELCNPSKRLKQLHWKRLEVPFEKTLWNIVVADPYLLTLKLTAEGIFKQLEDCYPLREVTVSNKKVKEYTGFMPVDLQQMVSIRLHRFNSLTPIEIAKKFFHCDHDIMELVDFFNDRKFFRQEGLKKQLKPYMSSRNEEVMEVSEKLLELSRFDQIYTLIVVDIDTYYEKRMAALKIKSFLANNFRDFRRQIRKLHCASLELKSSLHFKYFLNLVLHIGNFMNDAPRRAKGYRLESLLRASMIKNDKTGLTLLHTIEKIVRTHFPQLEAFLVDLKAIPEISRFNLEQLEQDCNDICERMKNVEKDFSNEGIFSNHKALHPDDHICEVMVPWIPSGKSMVDELNSDITELKTTLKTTLLMYGENPDEPTSSARFFNNLNEIILEYKKASTVNQKMEKEEELAFLRLQALKASVKSNNAENSGSSKNEEVSATMENLISQLQKGLCDDSLSNKTDCTESSKQTIETLMNYENDKQTLEGSNKKRQTVVLKAECMLKQLENNNELKR; encoded by the coding sequence ATGATGACGGCTAGTTTTAAAGGTATCAGAATCTCTAAACCAAttgttaaagaaatttcatcGTTTGGGTCTCTAACAAACATTGATTTACACACTGACCCATATGAAAAAGTCGAAGCAAAAGCATTATCGCGAAGCagattaaaaaaccaaagcGTAAAGAAAACAGACCTTCGTATTACAAATGATTACTCTTCACTATTTGTGAgtattgaaaacaaaaaaaacactaTTCCGGATATTCATTGCAacaatttatcaaaaagacCTGTTGGATTTACCGATTCATATGTACCAGGCGAAGCGCTTCTATGTCCGGATGACCCGAATTTAGTGAATGAATTATTCGATgatgttttaaaaagattacGCGAAGAAAAATCTGATTCTGGTGAGCAGTTTCATTGGGACGCGAACGTTACACTCTCTCAAGAAAACAAATGGTCTTTCATCACTGGCTATTTATCGAGAAacgataaatttttaaaaatatcatcaAACGATTCTGAACTAAATGTCAAGGCATCCGTCATTTCCTATATTGAAAAGTTAAGCTGTACACCGTTGAAGCTCAAGTACGTGGAATCTTTGGCGGTTGCATTGAGAACCGAATCAGTTACCTGGGTTcgatattttcttttgatggGTGGACACATAGTACTTGCTAAAATATTGCAGGCAATTCATGAGAAGAAACATCTAAAAAGTCCTGACATAACTTTAGAAATTGCAATCCTCAAAAGCATGAGGTGTATTATAGGACAGAAGATTGGGACTGATTTCTATCTGAGTAATAAGTATCCTATCGATTCAGTTGTTCACTGCCTCCTGTCAACTAAATTACTAGTAAGGAAACTAGCTGCCGAATTACttacttttctttgttaCTCAGAAAAGCCGAACGGAATCAACGCAATTATGAAATGTATGAAAAACTTTGCAAATTTGAAAGTCGAGTCTATGAACGTCTTTGATTTATGGCTTTCTCAATGGAAAAGAACACTCTTAGAGAAAGTTGTTactgaagaaaagaaagtacTAGAAGAAGCGGCCTTACATGATAAAATAACTATTGAGTATATCATTTCACAAATGCTTCTTATAAATGCATTTCTTGAAAATATCCCATCTAAAACTGCTTTACTCCAGTTCAAGGAATCCTTGAGAATAGGGAATTTCAAAAGCATTTTACtcattctaaaaaaaataaatgatgaAGGAGTATTAAAACAACTCGAGAAATGCGTGAAACTCGTATCATTAGACACTGCTAATGagaaacattttttaaagcacACTCCAAATTCTGCTGCTCATCAATCCCTTTTAAACACAAACATGTTTAATGATGCAAATTTCGAATTTATGGTTAAAGAgcatattaaaaattttttaaaacttttgaaagagcACAACAACCCCGTCCGTATTATAAAGTTACTTGATTGTTTAGTGCTTACTTTACAAGCTGATAAAGGGAATGGTAATTCAAATAATGATATTGATTGCTTTTATAAGGAATTAAAGATTGGAAACGAGCAAGGGAACAACGCTCCGGGGTACTCAAGTGTTACGTCTGGCTACGGTACTACCAATAGCAAAAAAGTTGTCGCATCATATGATAATACTGATGATAATGAATACAGCGTCTCCAAATCAGAACTTTATGCTACTGGTGATACTAATAACACTACAAATCAAGGATATGAGAATTCCGAAAGAAAGTATGTGGAAAGTTCGAAGTATGAAACCGATCTGAAAAATATCTTTGATTGTTTGTGTTTGTTGTTTCCATCAGAGTTTGATCCTCAATCTTCCTTTTCAGccgaaaaaatttttagtaaacTAAAGCACTTACTGACGCGTACGCGCGATTCATACATTTCCGAAGATACCAAAATTCTTCGATTATTGAACCGATCAAGTAGTAAACTGCAAGATCGTGACCAAGagtatttaatttctaaaaacaATGTGAATGGAAATGGAAACAGAGATTGGGTTCAACCCGTGAACACTACCTCTAGCGTTAGTGCTTTTGCTTCACCAAGGATAAAACCTAAACTGCTTTTTCAACCAAATCaggatgaaaaattaaaactttGCAAATTAGATCTAGCTAAAGCAAACTCAATCACTTTAAAATCCGAGCCATCTTCCGCTGTTTCAACGCATTCTTTTGAGGTTCATCTGAGTATGCCAGGAacacaaataaaaagtGCTAACTTAGcagaaaaaatggaaactTCAAAACACAAGGTTTTTAATCCAAAAAGGATTGATGTTGTTAGTGATCTTCCCTTAGACTATCGAAAGTCGTACTATGGCCGATTTTCCATAACTGATACCAAGAGGTTTtctaaaatagaaaatatgAGAATCAAAGAAGTTATTGATGGGAATCCATTCAAAGCTCCACCTCCTGCACCATTACCACCTCCTGCACCTCCTTTACCAACTGCAATGTCTTCTCTCcagaaatttgaaaaaaatgattcaCAAATTTTTCGGAAGACGATAATTATTCCcgaaaatatttcaatcGATGACATATTTAAATTCTGTTCAGGTTCAGAGTCTGAAGTGTATGCAAGCAAAATTCCTGGTGAGCTATGCAATCCTTCTAAACGGCTAAAGCAGCTTCATTGGAAACGCCTCGAAGTTCCTTTCGAAAAAACTCTATGGAATATTGTAGTTGCAGATCcttatttattaactttaAAACTTACTGCGGAAGGGATTTTTAAGCAACTCGAAGATTGTTATCCATTGAGAGAAGTAACAGTTtccaataaaaaagttaagGAATATACCGGATTTATGCCAGTTGATTTACAGCAAATGGTTAGTATTCGTTTGCATAGATTCAATTCCTTGACACCAATTGAAATtgccaaaaaattttttcattgcGACCATGATATCATGGAACTAgtcgatttttttaatgaccGAAAGTTTTTTCGACAAGAAGGTCTTAAAAAGCAACTAAAGCCTTATATGTCATCTCGAAACGAAGAGGTAATGGAAGTAAGTGAAAAGCTTTTAGAATTGTCTCGTTTCGATCAAATTTATACGTTAATTGTTGTTGACATTGATACTTATTACGAAAAAAGAATGGCagctttaaaaatcaaatcgTTTCTGGCCAACAACTTTAGGGATTTTAGAAGACAAATAAGGAAACTTCATTGTGCTTCTTTAGAGTTGAAATCTAGTTTGCATTTcaagtattttttaaatttggtCCTTCATATTGGCAATTTTATGAATGATGCACCCCGTCGAGCTAAAGGGTATCGATTGGAAAGTTTACTAAGAGCTTCCATGATTAAAAATGACAAAACAGGATTAACACTTCTTCATactattgaaaaaatagttCGGACTCACTTTCCACAATTGGAAGCTTTTCTCGTGGATTTGAAAGCCATTCCCGAGATTTCCAGATTTAATTTGGAGCAGTTGGAGCAGGATTGTAATGATATTTGTGAACGGATgaaaaatgttgaaaaggACTTTAGCAATGAAGGCATTTTTTCGAATCATAAAGCTCTTCATCCTGATGACCATATCTGTGAAGTCATGGTTCCATGGATTCCATCAGGAAAATCAATGGTGGATGAACTTAATTCTGATATTACTGAACTAAAAACAACCCTTAAAACAACTCTCTTAATGTATGGTGAAAATCCAGATGAACCTACATCGAGTGCTAggtttttcaataatttaaacGAAATAATACTGGAGTACAAAAAGGCTAGCACTGTAAATCAGAAGATGgagaaggaagaagaaCTTGCTTTTCTAAGACTACAAGCTTTAAAAGCATCTGTTAAAAGCAATAATGCAGAAAATAGTGGTTCTTCAAAGAATGAGGAAGTTTCAGCAACAatggaaaatttaatatctCAGCTACAGAAAGGTTTGTGTGATGATTCTTTAAGCAACAAAACCGATTGCACTGAATCATCGAAACAAACAATCGAAACTCTAATGAAttatgaaaatgataaacaAACTCTAGAAGGctcaaataaaaagagaCAAACAGTCGTCCTTAAAGCTGAATGCATGCTTAAGCAGCTGGAGAATAACAATGAACTTAAGAGATAA
- the hri1 gene encoding eIF2 alpha kinase Hri1 encodes MLGTSTKCSKRDCNYAKENISRIMPTIGLGYKQNFEKKTADTQSSCKLLLVALLESFCKHSDQTPEQSKQMFLYVAHSLQNSGIIDFEFSEELEPIRNAYADSLHNLLSKAFRSTLPMSSTKDSKKSRYSSPDGVLAKTASFLSVLSDGGYEDDVMNVKPSVNVLSNRLNHLPVEALESCFPQTTLESSTFADFCEHKDGTGNLSFSNFDSFPTVQRSRYASDFEELELLGKGGYGSVYKARNKFDGVEYALKKIPLRLRSFSTSSNIFRESRTLARLNHPNVIRFFSSWVELLPSSEKQIEEEPLASADETLSQSADIDNFMFDMDTGLLQHTYPSSVQILFQEDSVADDLTPCYSTKNSTCNLTDLFKKEADQDYAESHDCSSTTSQVDTLGKLAPTKSASEMLLMDSFLSEREEDECSNIPSFDQQPLCLYIQMALCEETLEKHINRRNKHIHGVMSKGLRNCYILLFARILEGVLYLHDAMHLVHRDLKPRNIFLSSGVHSEPCSVCLPNFSDEDNVEVSNAYEPVNQRTLCVVPKIGDFGLVLSQSDNLEEGTNSSAESSFVGTSTYAAPELFSKHMRSVMNNNSSTDIYALGILFFELLYPFNTRMERASAIANLKKGIFPHDFLDSMPEEASLIRSMLSSSNKRPTAAQLLTSNLFHDLVVNELHVYQALLEDAEKRNNNLKAELNILRVLNPNYDC; translated from the coding sequence ATGCTCGGCACTTCTACTAAATGTTCGAAAAGGGATTGCAACTATGCCAAGGAAAATATCAGTCGGATTATGCCGACAATTGGTCTCGGTTACAAACAGaatttcgaaaaaaaaaccgcGGATACTCAAAGTTCCTGCAAGTTGCTTCTCGTTGCGTTGTTAGAAAGCTTTTGTAAGCATTCTGATCAAACTCCAGAGCAATCGAAGcaaatgtttttatatGTTGCTCATTCGCTTCAAAATTCAGGTATCATAGATTTTGAGTTCTCCGAGGAGCTTGAACCAATTCGTAATGCTTATGCCGATTCTCTTCATAACCTCTTATCTAAAGCTTTTCGGAGTACCTTACCCATGAGCTCTACTAAGGATTCTAAGAAATCGAGGTATTCCAGCCCTGATGGCGTTTTGGCGAAAACTGCTTCCTTCTTGAGCGTATTGAGTGATGGTGGATACGAAGACGATGTGATGAATGTCAAGCCTTCAGTAAACGTATTGTCTAATAGGTTAAATCATTTACCAGTTGAAGCATTGGAATCTTGCTTTCCACAAACCACTTTGGAGTCCTCCACGTTTGCTGATTTTTGTGAGCACAAAGATGGAACCGGTAACTTGTCTTTTAGCAACTTTGATAGCTTTCCCACAGTCCAAAGGTCAAGATATGCAAGTGATTTTGAAGAACTTGAGTTACTTGGTAAAGGCGGTTATGGTTCAGTGTATAAAGCTCGAAATAAATTCGATGGAGTTGAatatgctttaaaaaaaattccactTCGGTTACGTTCTTTCTCCACTTCTTCTAACATATTCCGTGAATCTAGGACCTTGGCAAGATTAAACCATCCCAATGTGATAAGATTCTTTTCTAGTTGGGTCGAGCTCTTACCGTCATCTGAAAAGCAAATCGAAGAAGAACCTTTAGCTTCGGCAGATGAGACATTATCTCAATCAGCAGATATAGATAATTTTATGTTTGATATGGATACTGGGTTACTTCAGCATACTTATCCTTCATCAGTTCAGATACTATTCCAAGAGGACTCGGTTGCAGATGATTTAACTCCTTGTTACTCTACCAAAAATTCGACTTGCAACTTGACTGATCTTTTCAAGAAAGAGGCCGATCAGGATTATGCCGAGTCACATGATTGTTCTTCAACAACATCACAAGTCGACACATTAGGAAAGTTGGCGCCAACGAAGTCAGCTTCTGAAATGTTACTTATGGATTCATTTCTATCCGAAAGAGAGGAAGATGAATGTTCCAATATTCCCAGCTTTGATCAACAGCCCTTATGTTTGTACATACAAATGGCTCTTTGCGAAGAAACACTCGAGAAACACATAAACAGACGAAATAAGCATATTCACGGTGTAATGTCTAAAGGCCTACGTAACTGTTATATTTTACTGTTTGCAAGGATTTTAGAGGGCGTTTTGTATCTTCACGATGCTATGCATTTAGTCCATCGTGATTTGAAACCtcgaaatatttttctatcTAGTGGTGTACATTCTGAGCCTTGCTCTGTGTGTCTACCTAATTTTTCTGATGAAGATAATGTTGAGGTTAGCAATGCGTACGAACCAGTGAACCAAAGAACTTTATGTGTTGTGCCCAAGATAGGCGATTTCGGTCTTGTTCTTTCTCAGTCAGATAATTTGGAAGAGGGGACCAACTCCTCAGCTGAATCTTCTTTTGTCGGTACAAGTACGTATGCAGCTCCTGAACTTTTCTCAAAACACATGCGATCGGTAATGAATAACAACTCGTCTACTGACATATATGCATTGGGCATactcttttttgaattacTGTATCCTTTTAACACGCGCATGGAAAGGGCATCAGCTATCgccaatttaaaaaagggCATTTTCCCCCATGATTTCTTGGATTCCATGCCAGAGGAAGCTAGCTTAATCCGGTCAATGCTCAGCTCTTCGAATAAGCGCCCAACTGCTGCTCAACTTTTGACTAGCAATCTATTTCATGATTTGGTAGTCAATGAGCTTCATGTATATCAAGCTTTATTGGAAGATGCTGAGAAACGAAATAACAATTTGAAAGCAGAACTAAACATACTTCGAGTTTTAAACCCCAATTACGACTGTTAG
- the hus1 gene encoding checkpoint clamp complex protein Hus1, whose protein sequence is MRFKTRISNLYTLTRLVQALDKIGRFCWLRLMPETVNFVIVPDFRMTQVWSVLEVETIFEDYVVQSNADNVINLEVPIDNFYKALRSAANASDSTVRLSKKNNQPLLSLSTTWSGRAFGSNIVTHNIPVRVLSQSYVSVIKEPTAPEPDCHIFLPQLNFLRHVVDKYKSLSDRIIMSANMSGELQLSVNIPSARVSTKWKGLENPELDPSQVEDISRHPSQTRAPEEFVHMRLDSKDLVNMLKISSVAKRVIACFCEGHALVLYVYITDPEDEHTAVLTYYISTYVD, encoded by the exons ATGAGATTTAAAACAAGGATTAGCAACTTGTACACGTTGACGC GTCTTGTTCAGGCGCTAGATAAAATTGGAAGATTTTGCTGGCTTCGTCTGATGCCTGAAACTGTAAATTTTGTGATAGTGCCAGATTTTAGGATGACTCAAGTTTGGTC AGTTTTAGAAGTC GAAACAATATTTGAGGACTATGTCGTCCAAAGCAATGCAGACAACGTGATAAATCTAGAAGTTCCTATAGATAATTTCTATAAAGCCTTACGATCAGCGGCCAACGCTAGTGATTCTACTGTTCGTCTATCCAAGAAGAATAACCAGCCATTACTTTCGTTGTCTACCACTTGGAGTGGAAGGGCGTTTGGTTCGAATATTGTGACTCATAATATACCTGTTCGAGTACTATCACAATCATACGTGTCAGTTATTAAGGAACCAACTGCTCCTGAACCAGACTGTCATATATTCCTTCCACAACTGAATTTTCTAAGACACGTCGTGGACAAATACAAGAGTCTTTCAGACCGTATTATAATGTCAGCCAACATGTCAGGCGAATTGCAGTTATCGGTAAACATACCTTCAGCTAGAGTAAGCACAAAATGGAAAGGATTAGAGAATCCAGAGTTAGATCCTAGTCAAGTCGAAGACATCAGTCGACATCCCTCTCAAACAAGGGCACCCGAAGAATTTGTTCACATGAGACTAGACAGCAAGGACTTAGTCAACATGTTAAAAATATCCAGTGTTGCAAAGCGTGTAATAGCGT GTTTCTGTGAAGGACATGCGCTAGTACTTTATGTTTATATAACAGATCCAGAAGATGAACATACGGCTGTTTTAACATACTACATTAGTACCTATGTGGACTAA
- the fmp40 gene encoding adenylyltransferase: MSKKLKDLPVSSTFTSNLPPDPLVPTVQAMKKADDRILHVPRFVEGGGLFTYLTPSLKANSQLLAYSPSSVKSLGLEESETQTEAFQQLVVGSNVDVNKCCPWAQCYGGYQFGDWAGQLGDGRVVSLCELTNPETGKRFEIQVKGAGRTPYSRFADGKAVLRSSIREYLCCEALYALGIPTTQALAISNLEGVVAQRETVEPCAVVCRMAPSWIRIGTFDLQGINNQIESLRKLADYCLNFVLKDGFHGGDTGNRYEKLLRDVAYRNAKTVAKWQAYGFMNGVLNTDNTSILGLSIDYGPFGFLDVYNPSFTPNHDDVFLRYSYRNQPDIIIWNLSKLASALVELIGACDKVDDLQYMEQLHNSTDLLKKAFAYTSEVFEKIVEEYKNIVQNDFYDLMFKRVGLPSDSSNKILITDLLQILEDYELDMPNCFSFLSRNSPSSMENEEYAAKLMQACICLNPNNERVRNESVKAFTNWVGRYSEATKTQEDSSRLASMKKVNPHFTLRNWVLEEVIKEAYIGKFELFKKVCKMAACPFEDTWGFSKEEEDYLCYNTTPSKSQIQCSCSS; this comes from the coding sequence atgtcaaaaaaattgaaggaTCTCCCTGTCAGCTCAACGTTCACATCAAATCTTCCGCCTGATCCACTGGTACCGACCGTACAGGCAATGAAAAAGGCTGATGACAGAATCTTACATGTTCCTCGATTTGTGGAAGGCGGCGGCTTATTTACTTATTTGACTCCATCACTAAAAGCCAATTCTCAATTATTAGCTTATAGCCCTTCGTCCGTGAAGTCATTAGGACTCGAAGAATCTGAAACTCAAACTGAAGCTTTTCAACAGCTTGTTGTCGGTTCTAACGTTGATGTCAATAAGTGTTGTCCTTGGGCGCAATGTTATGGAGGATACCAATTTGGGGATTGGGCAGGTCAGTTGGGTGATGGCCGCGTAGTATCCTTATGCGAACTTACCAACCCGGAAACTGGAAAACGCTTTGAGATTCAAGTCAAAGGCGCAGGAAGAACACCATACTCTCGATTTGCAGATGGAAAGGCTGTTTTAAGATCTAGCATTCGAGAATATTTATGTTGTGAAGCTTTATATGCTCTAGGCATTCCAACAACACAGGCTCTGGCAATTTCCAATCTTGAAGGTGTTGTAGCACAACGTGAGACTGTAGAGCCTTGCGCCGTTGTTTGCCGTATGGCCCCTTCTTGGATCAGAATTGGGACTTTCGATCTCCAGGGGATTAATAATCAAATTGAGTCTTTACGGAAATTAGCCGACTATTGTCTAAATTTCGTTTTAAAAGATGGATTTCATGGTGGAGATACTGGAAATCGCTACGAAAAACTTCTTCGAGATGTTGCATATCGAAATGCTAAAACTGTAGCCAAATGGCAAGCATATGGATTTATGAATGGTGTTTTGAATACTGATAATACCAGTATACTGGGACTATCAATTGATTATGGAccttttggatttttagATGTTTACAACCCATCTTTTACACCTAATCATGACGATGTATTTTTGCGATATTCATATCGCAACCAACctgatattattatttggaatttatcaaaattagCATCTGCTTTGGTTGAGTTAATTGGAGCTTGCGACAAAGTTGATGACTTGCAATATATGGAACAACTTCATAACTCTACtgatttgttaaaaaaggCGTTTGCTTATACTTCtgaagtttttgaaaagatagTAGAAgagtataaaaatattgtcCAGAATGATTTCTATGATCTTATGTTCAAACGAGTGGGTCTTCCCTCTGACTCATCTAACAAAATTCTGATAACTGATTTGTTACAAATTTTGGAGGATTATGAATTGGATATGCCAAATtgtttttcctttctttctAGAAACTCTCCCTCTTCAATGGAGAATGAAGAATATGCTGCAAAATTGATGCAAGCATGTATTTGTCTAAACCCGAATAATGAAAGAGTTAGAAATGAATCTGTCAAAGCTTTCACTAATTGGGTTGGTCGATATAGTGAAGCAACGAAAACTCAGGAAGATTCATCCCGATTAGCGAGCATGAAAAAAGTCAACCCACATTTTACTCTTAGAAATTGGGTTCTTGAAGAGGTGATTAAAGAAGCATACATCGGGAAATTtgagctttttaaaaaagtgtGTAAAATGGCTGCCTGTCCGTTCGAAGATACTTGGGGGTTTTCCaaggaagaagaggatTATTTATGCTATAACACTACTCCCTCCAAAAGCCAAATTCAATGTTCCTGCTCTAGCTAG
- the adf1 gene encoding cofilin, translating into MSFSGVKVSPECLEAFQELKLGKSLRYVVFKMNDTKTEIVVEKKSTDKDFDTFLGDLPEKDCRYAIYDFEFNLGEGVRNKIIFISWSPDVAPIKSKMVYSSSKDTLRRAFTGIGTDIQATDFSEVAYETVLEKVTRK; encoded by the exons atg TCTTTTTCAGGTGTCAAAGTCTCTCCCGAATGCTTGGAAGCTTTCCAAGAGCTCAAGCTTGGAAAGTCACTCCGTTACgtagttttcaaaatgaacGATACCAAGA cTGAAATTGTTGTTGAAAAGAAGAGTACGGATAAGGACTTCGATACTTTCCTTGGTGACTTGCCTGAAAAGGATTGCCGTTATGCTATCTATGATTTTGAGTTCAATCTCGGAGAAGGTGTTCGTAACAAGATTATCTTTATTAGCTGGTCTCCTGATGTTGCTCCCATTAAATCTAAGATGGTTTACTCTTCTTCTAAAGATACTTTACGTCGCGCTTTTACTGGAATCGGTACTGACATCCAAGCAACTGATTTCTCCGAAGTTGCTTATGAGACAGTTCTTGAGAAGGTTACTCGTAAGTAA
- the erg4 gene encoding C-24(28) sterol reductase Erg4, producing the protein MKSTVKKSAPREFGGAKGALAIMTGFPCLMYYLWACSKFNDSQFIKPESFTIAGFQNFFRTLGHYIYVGAYPTRYAFLVFWSFCIVQAVMYLTLPGVRTQGLPLKHRNNERLPYLCNAIWSFYTTIVILAVLHVTHVFPITTFIDMFGPLMSVAIITAFVCTFVLYTGTLLFGDRLFDKPHRLSGNPIYDAFMGACLNPRLGKLLDFKMFFEVRIPWFILFFISVGAAVRQYETYGTVSPQVLFVCLGHYLYANACSKGEQLIVPTWDMAYEKFGFMLIFWNMAGVPFTYSHCTLYLFSHDPSVYNWSTQYTTGIYVLLLCCYYIFDTCNGQKNHFRNQIYGTEVHRKTFPQLPWLIIKNPTFIRCANGGTLLTSGWYRYARKIHYTADFFQSLSWALITGFQSPLPYFYPCFFFVVLVHRVSRDIKKCKAKYGADFDEYCRICPYLFIPYIF; encoded by the coding sequence ATGAAATCTACAGTAAAGAAATCAGCTCCTCGTGAGTTTGGCGGTGCCAAAGGTGCATTGGCAATTATGACAGGATTCCCTTGTCTAATGTATTACTTATGGGCATGCTccaaatttaatgattcGCAGTTTATTAAACCAGAATCTTTTACGATAGCAggatttcaaaatttttttagaacgTTAGGCCATTATATCTACGTCGGTGCCTATCCAACACGGTATGCATTCTTGGTTTTTTGGTCGTTTTGTATAGTTCAGGCTGTCATGTACTTAACTCTTCCTGGTGTTCGGACGCAAGGTTTGCCTTTAAAGCATCGCAATAACGAACGTCTTCCTTACTTATGCAATGCTATCTGGTCTTTTTACACGACAATTGTTATTCTTGCCGTTCTTCACGTGACCCACGTATTTCCAATTACTACATTTATCGACATGTTCGGTCCTTTGATGAGCGTTGCAATAATAACCGCTTTTGTCTGTACCTTTGTTTTGTACACTGGAACTTTGCTTTTTGGTGATCGACTTTTTGATAAACCTCATCGGTTATCTGGAAATCCCATCTACGATGCCTTTATGGGAGCTTGCTTGAATCCTCGCCTTGGCAAATTGcttgattttaaaatgttcTTTGAAGTTCGTATCCCTTGGTTTATCCTATTCTTTATTTCCGTTGGTGCTGCTGTTCGTCAATATGAAACTTATGGCACTGTAAGTCCTCAGGTACTTTTCGTTTGTCTTGGCCATTATTTGTATGCAAACGCGTGCTCGAAGGGAGAGCAGTTGATTGTTCCAACTTGGGACATGGCTTATGAAAAGTTTGGTTTTATGCTTATCTTTTGGAACATGGCTGGGGTCCCATTTACTTATTCACACTGCACCCTTTACCTTTTTTCGCATGATCCATCTGTTTACAACTGGTCAACTCAATATACAACCGGTATTTATGTTTTGCTTCTTTGCTGTTATTATATATTTGATACTTGCAATggtcaaaaaaatcatttccGTAATCAAATTTATGGTACTGAGGTTCATCGCAAAACATTTCCCCAACTTCCCTGGCTTATCATCAAGAACCCTACCTTTATTCGTTGTGCAAATGGCGGTACTTTGTTGACTTCAGGTTGGTATAGGTACGCTCGTAAAATTCATTATACTGCTGATTTCTTTCAATCATTGTCATGGGCATTGATCACCGGTTTTCAGTCCCCTCTACCTTACTTTTACCcatgctttttctttgtagTCCTTGTGCATCGTGTTTCACGtgatattaaaaagtgCAAAGCTAAGTATGGGGCTGATTTCGATGAGTATTGCCGTATATGCCCTTACTTATTTATTCCCTATATATTTTAG